Below is a window of Brassica napus cultivar Da-Ae chromosome A5, Da-Ae, whole genome shotgun sequence DNA.
TTTGAACCTGATCCAGAGAATTACAAAGCGTTGTGGGAGTTGTTGAAAGTGCCGCTTGGGTACGGACCCAAGTTTGATGAACTTATAGAAGCTTTAACGGAGTGTCCATTCTGGAGTGCTGATCAGCGGAAATGGTATGGGCTGTTGTTTCTTCAAGCCATTGGACTTTATGGCTTGCATCATAATTGTAGAATACCCTTTGAAAGTGCAAAAAGAGTATTCGATGATGACGCCCTGATGACTTATCCTTGGGGTCGGACTGCCTATGAATTTCTTGTTGATTCTATCAAGTTGTTGCATCCACAAGGAGGGTCGTACACCCTTAGCGGCTTCAAGGACGTGTTATTGGTTTGGGCGTATGAATCTGTCACAGTGTTCGGAGAGCTTTATGGCAGAAAAGTGAATCCAGACGAAATTCCGCTTTTGCGATGGGGTGGAAGTCGTACTCGTGCAAGTCTTGCTACTACAATAGCTAAGGAGATGAATGATCATGGAACGGTAAGGTTTAAATCAGACATATGAATCCTGTAATGTAATGTCTGAGTTATTGGATTATTTTATGGTTGAGTTGTTAATTTTAATGActgatttatgtttttgtgttgtAGGTGCGTGTGAGGAAAATGGTGATGAAGGAGGGTCTAGAAGAGCTGTTTCCTCAGTGGAAGGATGAAGCAGATGACCCACAACTTGATAACCTAATTAAAGATATACATGCAGATAGGTTTGTTAGAGATTTTTATGTGCAATCGAatgagaagaacaaaaaaacgAAGGCTGGAGTTTCGTCAGAGGCTGAGCCACCctcaaagaagcagaagaaaggtaagaaacagaaggaggTGAAAATCAATGAGGGTGAAACTGCTGTTGTAGAGGAGAAGGAGAGTGCAAAGGAGAAGGGTCGTAGCGAAGCGGTTCTGCTGAACATAGTTGCTCATCTCGAGAAGTTGGACCGAAAATTTGACTCGAGATTAACAGAATACGACACCAAGTTTGGAGATttttcccaaggccttttggataCCATTGGAGATACAGTGAAAACTACAGTTGAAGAGCGTCTGAGAGTTTTGGGGGTGTCCAATAGTAGTCAACCTGAAGGTCAACACGTGATGGTCTCAGAAGACAACCAACAGCCGGAGTCCAATAGTGGTCAACCTGATGGTCAAAACGTGATGGTCTCAGAAGACAACCGACAGCCGGACTCCAATAGTGGTCAACCTGCATCTAAGACCCCTATTGATAAACAGTCCGAAGACAGCCAACCGCAAAAGACCCCTGATAAAGGCCAATCTGAGAAGAATCTGGCAGATGATATTGCTAAAGCTGATGCGAAAGGTATGGGAGCAAAGCTGAATTCGAAGGTTGTCAGGGATAAGGCTCCTGGGGTGAAAAAGAACTTGGATTCGGCGTTTGGTAATGCCGATGCAACAAATGCTGATTTAGTCTCTGATTCTCCTGGTAAGGAACCACCATTCGGACGCGGTTGCAGGGGCTTAGAGAAAAGAAATAACTTAGCGGCTGATTTGGAGAGGAATGAAGCTGAGttaaagaagaagcagaagcaagaagaagctgagttgaagaggaagaagaagcaagaagaggctgagttaaagaagaagcagaagaaagaagaggctgagttaaagaagaaaaagaagcaagaagaggctgatttaaagaagaagaagaagaagcaagaagaggaTGACTCAAAGAAGGATATTCCTGCTTCAAAAAGGACTCGCAGTGGTACAATAAGAATACCCATTCCGACTAAGAAAATTAAGAACACCAAGTATTCAGACGAACTGTGGCCGGAATCTGATGTGGAGGAAGATGAAAGGAAAATGTATGGAAGAATAAAGGAGTATCGGCTGAAAGCTGTTCAATTATCTCCAGATGGGTCTCAAATGAGTGCGGAATTTGGTCCTTCTGTACCATTTCTCCACATCGGAGACAATGTAACGACGTGCATGAGAAAATGTTTTGAACCTTCACCTGCAATATATGATCCCCTAGGACCTGTTGATCCGGTTAAAAGGGATAATCTTTTGCAACACCTAAAGCCACACGAGTAAGGACTTTTGCACCATTTCGTTGATTTTAGCTAATAAAAAGATTTTGCAGAGACTGAGTTGTGTTAAATTATCAGGGAAATTCCACATGGGAAGCTCACGAGGATATTGAGTTCTACAGAATCCTCATCACTCCAAGACCTTGGCCCATCAAAGAATATGGATAGCTGGTTCAAAATGTAAGTATGCAGCTGAGTTATATTTACTTTACGGCTAAGTTATAAGTATGGTacagctgagttatatattatctGTGCAGCATATTGCTTCGTATATTAGAGTCCTCATTCAAAGGTCCAAACAAGATGCCAGCCCATTCTGGTCCAAGCGCGTTGCCTTTATAGACTCTTGGTTCCTTGAATCTTGGGTTCACGATTATAAGCAGTTCGAAGTCAAACCGGAAATGGTCAAATTCAAAGGAAGTGGTTACGAGGGGTTAGCAAACGGTTTGATCCCCACAGACATTCAGACAAAGTTGCGGTGGTTTACAGATGTAGATCACTTGTACGGAGTGATTAATACTGGCGGCAATCATTGGGTGGCTTTTCACGTGGATCTGCATAAAGAGAAGGTTGATTGCTATGATTCAATCGTTGGAGAGCAAACACTCGAAAGTGATCTGAGAATGCTAAATTTCTTTGGGCCGCTTACTCGTATGCTCCCTGCGATTCTGAATGCCCTTATTCCTGATGATATCCGAGTCCCTACCAAGAAAAAGTTTGTATTCAGACGAAGAACAAAACGTATTGTTCCACAAAACAACCTGAGAGGCGACTGTGGAGTGTATTCATTGAAGTTCGTCGAGTGTCTAGCGCTTGGTGTAGATTTTGATGGGATATCGGATGAAAATATTCAAGGTCTGAGAATGAAGATGGCAGCAGATGTCTTCAATGAAGGAAGTTGTTGTAGTTTGGTAGGGTCATTTGGCGATGAATGAAGATGAGTTTTGTATGACTTATGGCTAGATATTTTGTACTTGACTTAAAGTTATGATTTGTTTATCGTAACTCAGCCACCTTGTTTAAATTACGCAGCCGTTACGTTAGATATAGCTCAGCCAAACCTCAAACCATACCCTAAAATAgggaaatatttaataagtcaGCCGATTCGTCTTCATAAAACAGCCGTTTAGGTAGATATAGCTCAGCCAAACCTCAAACCATACCCTAAGAtaggaaaatatttaataagtcaGCCGATTCGTCTTCATAAAGCAGCCGTTAAGGTAGATAAAAGTCAGCCATACCTCAAACCATACCctgaattaaaataattgatatgtttatacttaaaaatgttataacatTCCCTAATAAGTGAATATATAATCAACCGAACGtctcttatttatttaattaacgAGTTTAGAATCGATCATGATCTTGAGGTATATGTTGTCTTGCAGTTACTTAAAACCTTACATGTAGATATAGAGTGTGATCATAATACAACTCTCCTAAACTATATACAACGCATTTTAAGactaaatttatgttatttatatatatttatcacaCCGTTATTCCAAATCCTAAACGTAAATCCCTAAATAaacaaacctaaactctaaatactaaaccctaaaccctaaatcccaaaTATTAAATCAGTCGTAATAGGCTATATAACTCGGCCGCCACGTTTGTTAAATGTTGTCGTTTGGCGGGAaataagataaatgaattttgagaaatttcaattCCCGCCGTTTCACTTTCTATGTTTCTCTATATATAGTGCCCTCTCTAATACCTTTCTTACGCCTTTATCTCTCTAGAAAAAACCTAAACACTATCTCTCTATCCCCATCAAAAGCCATGCCGATTGTTCCTGGAAATTCAGAGAGGTTAGAGAACAGTGTTTTTGCGATACTAAGCTCTGCAAATCGTGAAAACCTCCCTG
It encodes the following:
- the LOC106447794 gene encoding uncharacterized protein LOC106447794, which codes for MDVSEDLARDYPPRLYPEGASIFENKSINTNSNFSEIPRLRQAIGIDVWDNLKTYPVGLIAKLAESKLVWSGKTVHYLLCRQLRVYKKEIWSLVVDQPLRFSLIEIGEITGLNTNPLPEENFEPDPENYKALWELLKVPLGYGPKFDELIEALTECPFWSADQRKWYGLLFLQAIGLYGLHHNCRIPFESAKRVFDDDALMTYPWGRTAYEFLVDSIKLLHPQGGSYTLSGFKDVLLVWAYESVTVFGELYGRKVNPDEIPLLRWGGSRTRASLATTIAKEMNDHGTVRVRKMVMKEGLEELFPQWKDEADDPQLDNLIKDIHADRFVRDFYVQSNEKNKKTKAGVSSEAEPPSKKQKKGKKQKEVKINEGETAVVEEKESAKEKGRSEAVLLNIVAHLEKLDRKFDSRLTEYDTKFGDFSQGLLDTIGDTVKTTVEERLRVLGVSNSSQPEGQHVMVSEDNQQPESNSGQPDGQNVMVSEDNRQPDSNSGQPASKTPIDKQSEDSQPQKTPDKGQSEKNLADDIAKADAKGMGAKLNSKVVRDKAPGVKKNLDSAFGNADATNADLVSDSPGKEPPFGRGCRGLEKRNNLAADLERNEAELKKKQKEIPHGKLTRILSSTESSSLQDLGPSKNMDSWFKIVLIQRSKQDASPFWSKRVAFIDSWFLESWVHDYKQFEVKPEMVKFKGSGYEGLANGLIPTDIQTKLRWFTDVDHLYGVINTGGNHWVAFHVDLHKEKVDCYDSIVGEQTLESDLRMLNFFGPLTRMLPAILNALIPDDIRVPTKKKFVFRRRTKRIVPQNNLRGDCGVYSLKFVECLALGVDFDGISDENIQGLRMKMAADVFNEGSCCSLVGSFGDE